Proteins encoded by one window of Melospiza melodia melodia isolate bMelMel2 chromosome 9, bMelMel2.pri, whole genome shotgun sequence:
- the AP3M1 gene encoding AP-3 complex subunit mu-1, translating into MIHSLFLINCSGDIFLEKHWKSVVSQSVCDYFFEAQEKAIDVENVPPVISTPHHYLISIYRDKIFFVSVIQTEVPPLFVIEFLHRVADTFQDYFGECSETAIKDNVVIVYELLEEMLDNGFPLATESNILKELIKPPTILRSVVNSITGSSNVGDTLPTGQLSNIPWRRAGVKYTNNEAYFDVIEEIDAIIDKSGSTVFAEIQGVIDSCIKLSGMPDLSLSFMNPRLLDDVSFHPCIRFKRWESERVLSFIPPDGNFRLISYRVSSQNLVAIPVYVKHMISFKENTSSGRFDVTIGPKQNMGKTVEGVVMTVHMPKAVLNMNLTATQGSYTFDPVTKVLTWDVGKITPQKLPNLKGIVNLQSGAPKPEENPSLNIQFKIQQLAISGLKVNRLDMYGEKYKPFKGVKYITKAGKFQVRT; encoded by the exons ATGATCCACAGCCTGTTTCTTATAAACTGTTCTGGTGATATCTTCTTGGAGAAGCACTGGAAGAGCGTTGTGAGCCAGTCTGTCTGCGATTATTTCTTCGAAGCTCAGGAGAAAGCAATCGATGTTGAGAATGTGCCTCCTGTCATCTCAACTCCACATCACTACCTCATCAGCATCTATCGGGATAAAATCTTCTTTGTGTCTGTCATACAGACAGAAGTGCCACCACTCTTTGTAATTGAATTTCTGCACCGAGTAGCAGATACTTTCCAG GATTACTTTGGCGAATGTTCTGAGACGGCAATTAAGGACAATGTAGTAATTGTGTATGAACTTCTAGAAGAAATGCTAGACAATGGCTTTCCACTGGCAACAGAATCTAACATACTGAAGGAGCTGATTAAGCCTCCCACAATTTTGCGCTCTGTTGTCAACTCCATCACAG gCAGTAGTAATGTGGGAGACACACTTCCCACTGGACAGTTATCCAACATTCCCTGGCGCAGAGCAGGAGTAAAATACACAAACAATGAGGCCTATTTTGATGTCATTGAAGAAATTGATGCAATTATAGACAAATCAG GTTCCACAGTCTTTGCAGAAATCCAAGGCGTTATTGATTCGTGTATTAAGCTCTCAGGAATGCCAGATCTTTCTCTGTCTTTCATG AACCCTCGGCTGCTGGATGACGTCAGCTTCCATCCCTGTATCCGCTTCAAGCGCTGGGAGTCTGAGCGGGTCCTGTCCTTCATTCCTCCCGATGGCAACTTCAGGCTCATCTCCTACCGCGTCAGCTCCCAGAA CTTGGTGGCAATTCCTGTATATGTGAAGCACATGATCAGTTTTAAGGAAAATACTTCTTCAGGAAGATTTGATGTTACCATTGGACCAAAACAGAATATGGGGAAAACAGTAGAAGGAGTAGTCATGACAGTTCACATGCCAAAGGCTGTACTTAACATGAACCTCACTGCTACACAAGGCAGCTATACATTTGACCCAGTTACTAAA GTGCTAACTTGGGACGTGGGCAAAATTACCCCTCAAAAGCTACCAAACCTGAAGGGCATAGTGAACCTGCAGTCTGGAGCCCCCAAGCCAGAGGAGAACCCAAGTTTAAACATCCAGTTTAAGATACAACAGCTTGCAATTTCAG GACTGAAAGTGAATCGCCTAGACATGTATGGAGAGAAATACAAGCCTTTTAAAGGTGTCAAATACATTACAAAAGCAGGAAAATTCCAAGTCAGGACATGA